One part of the Xylanimonas allomyrinae genome encodes these proteins:
- a CDS encoding helix-turn-helix domain-containing protein: MSKKEQPGARPGEPLADTVEEAALALGSGRTRVHELVGSGPTQLVRIGASLRGSDEAICELIARVERAA; encoded by the coding sequence GCAAGAAGGAACAGCCCGGCGCCAGGCCGGGCGAGCCGCTGGCCGACACCGTCGAGGAAGCCGCGCTGGCCCTTGGCAGCGGTCGTACCCGCGTCCACGAACTCGTCGGCAGCGGACCGACACAGCTCGTCAGGATCGGTGCCAGCCTCCGCGGGTCCGACGAAGCCATCTGCGAGCTCATCGCGCGGGTGGAGCGTGCAGCGTGA